TcataaaatatattacagtagATCGTTGATGGCAGTATCAGGAAATAAGTTTTATACTTACTACAGTGAACTTGTTGTAGAGGGGGCTCAAATGCGTGCAGCACAAGTAGCGCCACATTTTGAATGGTcctgataaaaaaattaaaaaagaatagaCAGTACGCTCATAAAATATATCTGTTTAAAGCTgcaacaaaacaacataaaacatgaGATTTCGAGCTAAAATGATCGACATAGGCTGCCTTAACCATTTTACACGTGAGtgaatttgaaaatgtgtttaagtaAGGTACATCGTATTGCAGATGggtttatgaaaaataaacattagtttaggaggtttttttgtgtttgtttaatgttgtTGAAAATCGATTTTACAATCagcatattaaaatgtaaaaaaaaaaaaaaaaatcgttttcGATAGGCAGTGATTCCTAAAAAGAAACGGTTTTGTGTCCACCCCgcttgaaatatatatttttaagaagatCTAAGCTACCGATATGTTAAAATATGATACATTAACAATTGCGTTAACACTGGAATGTTTCTTGTGTTTCGACGTACACTGTACTTCTACGAggaacatacatatatacacacacagtactgtgcaaaagttttaggcagatgtgaaaaaatgctgtaaagtaagaatgttttcaaaaatagatatgttaatagtttatatttatcaattaacaaaatgcaaagtgagtgaacagaagaaaaatctacatcaaatcaatatttggtgtgaccaccctttgccttcaaaacagcatcaattcttctaggtacacttgcatacagtttttgaaggaactcagcaggtaggttggcccaaacatcttgaagaactaaccacagttcttctgtggatttaggcagcctcagttgcttctctgtcttcatgtaatcccagacagactcgatgttgagatcagggctatgtgggggccataccatcacttccaggactccttgtacttctttacactgaagatagttcttaatgactttcgctgtatgcttggggtcgttgtcatgctgcagaacaaatttggggccaatcagatgcctccctgatggtattgcatgatggataagtaagtatctgcctgtacttctcagcattgaggagaccattaattctgaccaaatccccaactccatttgcataaatgcagccccaaacttgcaaggaacctccaccatgcttcactgttgcctgcagacactcattcgtgtaccgctctccagcccttcggcaaacaaactgtcTTTTGCTACAGCGAAAtagttcaaattttgactcatctgtccagagcacctgctgccatttttcgtcaccccagttcctgtgttttcgtgcatagttgagtcaattggccttgtttccacatcagaggtatggctttttggctgcaagtcttccatgaaggccacttctgaccagacttctccggacagtagatgggtgtaccagggtcccactgttttctgccaattctgagctgatggcattgctggacatcttctgattgcgaagggaagtaagcatgatgtgtctttcatttgctgcagtaagtttccttggccgaccactgtgtctacggtccttaatgttgcccatttctttgtactttttcaaaagagcttggacggcacatctggaaacccctgtctgccttgaaatttctgcctgggagagaccttgctgatgcagtataactaccttgtgtcttgttgctgtgctcagttttgccatggtgtatgacttttgacagtaaactgtcttcaacaacctcaccttgttagctgagtttggctgttcctcacccagttttattcctcctacacagccgtttctgtttcagttaatgattgtgtttcacctacatattgaattgatgatcattagcacctgtttggtataattgtttaatcatacacctgactatatgcctacaaaatcccagactttgtgcaagtgtacctagaagaattgatgctgttttgaaggcaaagggtggtcacaccaaatatggatttgatttagatttttcttctgttcactcactttgcatttagttaattgataaatataaagtatctatttttgaaagcatttttactttacagcattttttcacacctgcctaaatcttttgcacagtactgtgtgtgtgtgtgtgtgtgtgtgtgtgtgtgtgtgtgtatatatatatatatatatataatatatatatatatatatatagagagagagagagagagagagagagagagagagagagagagacacagacacacacacacacacagacacactgagtgtacaaaacattaggaacaccttcctaatattgagttgcacccccttttgccctcagaacagcctcaattcgtcggggcatggactctacaaggtgtcaaaagcattccatagggatgctggcccatgttgactccaatgcttcccatagttatgtcaagttggctggtGGTGGATCTCTACTcagaatagctcattccatctcatctcacagatgctcaattggattgagatctggtgactgggccagccactgcagtaagctgaattcactgtcatgttcgtggaaccattcctggacaatcctagccttgtggcatggggcattatactgctgaaaaaatccattagcaggtggatacactgctgccatgaaggaatGCACCTGATtagcaatgatgttcagatatcctgtggcattcagatgttgctccacttttatcaaggggcccaatgtgtacCATGAAAAGACACCCCACAcaatcacaccaccaccaccagcctgcaatgttgacacgcggcatgatggatgcatgtactcatgattttctccataccctattttttccaatcctccagtgttgagtgttttcattccttagcccactgcaaccacagtttcttgtgttttgctgaaagaagtggaactgtgttaggtcgtcagctgccataccccgttcgtgtcaaggtacgatgagttgtacattcttttatgggtctttcagcaccaatgttgtactggactgtcagttgactaactgtagcccgtctgttgctctgcacaatttgtgtcagcctcctttggcctctttcatcaatgagtcgttttcgaccactggcctgccattggttggatgtcctttgggtggtggaccatccttgatacacacgggaaactgttgagcgtgaaaaacccagcagtgttgcagttcttgacacactcaaaccggcgcgcctggcacctactaccacaccccattcaaaggcacttaaaccttttgtcttgcccatttaccctctgaatggcacacatacacaatccatgtctcagttgtttcaaggcttaaaaatccttctttaacctgtctccttTTCATCTTcgctgattgaagtggatttaacaggttacatcaataaggaatcatagctttcacctggattcacctagtctgtttcatggaaagagcaggtgttcctaatgttttgtacacttagtgtATATATACttcatattcaatatttattcaacTATTTTCCATAAACAGCAGGATTGCAACAAGTTATTTCAATTTAGTTATTCAAAACATTCTCTATATGACCAAGAATGTttacctgtatttaaaatatgacgTTATATCGTGGATGCCGTCCAAAATTCACACTTTGCTGGGATACTACTGGGATACTGTCTATGGGAATCATTGtggacctcttttttttttttttgtcctaggTGTGGTGAATACAATCTCCAAACTAACTAAGACATGCACACTGCGACTCACTACAGACAAGCTGTATTTCATCCTGTCTGATAAAGTTGCCAATGGGGGTGTCAGCATGTGGTGTGAGTTATCCCAGGTAATCTTATTATGACCACAGTTGATTAGTCAGTATGATGTATTGATCTACTGAAGCGTCTAATGCAATTTTTAGACTGCAGACACAATTAATCTTTCCTGCAAAGAGCTGAAATTACAGTTTAAGgcccataataaaatgtgcattgatcagtttctatttgtattgtttagttgGTAGCAATGTAAATGACATGTGCCAGAGGTCCATCGGTTAACAGAGGGTATTCTCAGTTTCAAGGACATGTGTAATTTTCAAACAAATAAGGCCATTCCACTtgtgattacatttattttcttgtcagGGAAACTTTTTTGATGAGTTTCAACTGGAGGGGATATCGACTGAACACAATGAGATCTACATGGATTTGACTGCTGAGAATCTTTCCAGGGCTTTGAAAACAGCCCACAATGCCAAGTCACTTAAAATCAAGCTGACAAACAAGCATTGCCCTTGTATTACTGTGGCTGTTGAACTGGTAAGTGCAGCAATAGCTGAAATCTTGCTTAGTGGCTTTTTTGCCACCTGTAAAAGAGACTATGAGAGCCAGAATATTTAAATATGCTAGATAATGAAGACAAATCCCCATTTAAATTTTACTCAATCTTTTATAAAGTAATTACAAGTGATGAATGATTAATTTTGATTGCCCTGTCCAATAAAAGAAACTGGAGGTTTTCCTTTAGTTTCCCTCTAATTTTAGAAATGCTTGTCTAGTGACTTTTCTTGTAGTTTCACCTCAATTTATGATTGAATGACTGGTTGGAATAATTGCACGAAACAACTCATCAAACTTCATTGATGTGTAAATGTCATTAAATTTGCTTAATGCCTGTAAGACAATTTATGCTGTCTACCTAGGTTCAACATCAACCAGTTTGCAGTAATACCTAAGCGCTAATAGAAGTTTCTTCTCCCAAAGCCATCCTTGTCAAGAGTCAGTCGAGTTGTCACGCATGACATTCCTGTGGGCGTTATACCAAAAAAACTTTGGAATGATTTCAAGGAGCCCAGTGTGCCAGATTTCGATGTGAGTTATTGAAGACTTATTTCCTGCTAGATGAGTAATATGAGAGATGTTTGAATTGACCAGAGAACAAAAAAGTATATAGAGGACATGCCATGGTCCAAttgaaaatacactttttattttataagttaGCCGTGGCCTGGTCATCTTTAAAGAGATCAGGCTAACGTGTAAGAAAGCAATCTGATGTTTTAAGTTGAGTCCGGGCGTATTAGATTTATACAACGCTTCTATTGGGTTGTTTtacattaagttttttttcttttcttttttcttgttatttctTCAGTTTAAAATTGGACTGTTTTGTCCTTCTGCAGTGATCTATTAATATGTAATATGTGTCTTACTATTTGTTGAATGACCGAGGTAACGTTCGTTTCATTGGTTCCTTGTTTCCTCGGGAGGGCAGGGCTTGTGGGAATGGTGTGTTTTTGAAGCTCATTTGGGCTGCAGCTGTTGAGGTGGCAACATGTCCTGTTCGAAGTGATGGTTTTGGTCACCTAGGCCTGAATTTTgtataaagacatttatttcttaGTCTAGTTGCTCTGCCTCTCTGTGATTGTTTCATGTGCTGTCTGCTTTCGGCGCTGTACTATTTGCTACTTTCTGTTTCTTGTTCATTGGTTTGGTGTCATTCTCAAATTGACTCAGTTACGCCCCTTTTTTCATTTTGATGGTTTGTATTGTACCGGTCTTGATAGGCcttaaaatgtttgaagtgaaTGGTAAATCTGTGTAAATGTTTCACTTTTCATGCgtctgtctaaaaataaataaataaatacagctatatatatatatatatacacacacacacacactcaaacaaatattgatttatggTCAGGACACTGTTGCTACAGTCAAATGTCAAACAGGGTTCTGTTGCTTAATTGatacatacattattaaaataaattcaggGCTCATCATTTGCTGACAACATACCTCAAGTCTCAGCTTTGCATTTATAACAGATGAAGTTACTTTTCTAAAGGCTGTATTAATCTATGCATTCCAATATTGCTTGTGTGGACTCCATTGTAACATTCCATCTTTGATCAGGAATCTATATTTTGGATTTGTACAGGAACTTTAAATACACCCACTGTCATAGTCTGCTCTGCCTCTGACAGTTTTATAGATGATTTAACAACTGTATTCATAACAATCTTTTCAGCATTTTAGGATTAAAGAGTCTACCTTGTGAAAAGGTCTGCTTATGatcacattgtgtttttgtaaaaatcccaGGTTAGTATATATCTGCCTCCACTGAAGACAATGAAGAATGTTGTGGAGAGAATGAAGAACCTGTCCAACTTTCTTGTAAGTTATATAATGAGGCTACATAGAATATGTCCATCTtgctgtatatttttcttttccgTTGTGGCTTAAAGGTGTGATAACCAGGACTcagaataaatcattttctaacgTTTACGTGAATATCATTTTTTACATAAATTTGTGACTATTAATTGAAGTCTTATCATATACTGTTAAAAATTGGGctcagggtctttttttttttttttctctctatactttatttatttgttgacaAGTTCACTTCCTGTTTTACATGTAATAGGACTCAGACTAAAGCTGTGCTTCACATAGGAAACCATGTGGGGTCAGGTATGGTCCTTTTATCTTTAAGACAGGAAGTGGATGAGGAGACGAATCATTAAAGCGCTGTGGCATGATCAATGGGCTTGATCAGTGCTTTGTTTTCCAGACAATGCAAAACCATAGGAATGATTGTTATGCTAAACCGCTTTTTAAACTCCATGCATGTGACTGAATTAAGTGTCAGAACCTGTCACCTCTGCAGGTGCTGGAAGCCAATTTAAACGGGGAGATGAATTTGAAGATTGAAACTGATTTGGTATCTGTCACCACGCATTTCAAAGATCTTGGAAACCCTTCTTGGGGTAAGCATTGGTAAATCTTGTGTTTCTGTCCAACCATAATGTATGTAAGTTTTATTGTAGATTTGATTGGTACAAACGACTAACTGTTAGTGGTAAAACTAGGTGATAACGGATCTCAAGACTCCAGCCAGGATAGAGACCCTGAGACAATGATGAATGTTAAAGTGGACATAAGGAAACTTCTGCAATTTCTTGCTGGTCAGCAAGTCAATCCAAGCAAAGTAATATGTAGTAAGTTCATTTTTAGTTTTCCAACAATTCCAACTTATTCATCACCTGTTGAAAGCAAAGTCAAATTTGAGGCTGCACttcaaaatgatttgttttaccCTTCTAAGCCCTTATTCACAAACTGTAAATTCTTCTTAATAAGGAAGCCAACATCCGTGAATATCAAAAACGTGCCAGTACACAAACTTGTGTAGTTTTCATACTCTGTCCTCTGAAACTCCGGTTCCCTCGCCACTgtaccatttaaaacaaatgctaaaCGTTACTGATGTGTGACACATctttcatgttgtgttttattttttttcttttcaacagataTTGTCAACAAAAGGATTGTTCACTTTATTCTGCTACACGAAGATGTGTCTCTGCAGTACTTTATACCAGCGCATGCATAATTCAGACTTGGAACTGAAATTCACTTCATTAAAGCAAAGTGTCTTTCAGCAGTGtatatgaaaaagaaaactcTGGGTTGTTTTAGTACGTACAAGCTGGGTGTCGTTTAACAGTCAAGAAATGCTTTCTTTGCTATTACTTGTACTGTCTCTGCTGTGCTCAGTTGAAAGTTTACCTTAGTACAGGTTAAGTATGTCACTGGGATTTGCCAATATTTTCCAGTATTTCAGTTGTTCTTGGTAAGATTATATTTaatgtctgtaaataataaatgtgtatgcCTTTGTTCTTTTTTATCAGGCATTGTTGTGTACTTTTTTTAGGGGAACaacacaataaagaaaatacTACAGTCGAACTGTCCTCTTGCCACCTTCACTCTCAACACTGCACAGCAGAATtacatttctgttatatataagCTCCCCTTAGTGTGAATGCGTATTTATACCAAAACATGTCAATGTGGTTCTACTGTAATAATGTATGCAATAACATTGATTATAAATACTAAATGTGAAATATTGCATACAAGTACTACATTCACAGTAAGTATTGTAGTAAAATGCATTAACTACCAGTGTGGCCCTCAAGGTACAGTGGTTAACAATACAAAACTCACACACAACTCTGTACAGTTGGCACTGCGCACAAGAGAGGCAAAGGGTGGGCATAGAGAAAGCTTACATTGACACTGCTTGTGCTACTCCTGCTCTGTGGATAAGCGGTGATGCTTTCTATCTAGTGCTTTCAGACTTTATTACATAACTAAATACCCGCTTTCTACTCTTgtcttttcagtgttttcttctgctttacgttgtttttttttcttcattttcacaAATGATGTTAAAATCTGGGGACTGTACAAGGGAATGGGGCACTATTCGATAGCATGCCACTTGTTTTTATAAGTatt
This Polyodon spathula isolate WHYD16114869_AA chromosome 3, ASM1765450v1, whole genome shotgun sequence DNA region includes the following protein-coding sequences:
- the hus1 gene encoding checkpoint protein HUS1, whose protein sequence is MRFRAKMIDIGCLNHFTRVVNTISKLTKTCTLRLTTDKLYFILSDKVANGGVSMWCELSQGNFFDEFQLEGISTEHNEIYMDLTAENLSRALKTAHNAKSLKIKLTNKHCPCITVAVELPSLSRVSRVVTHDIPVGVIPKKLWNDFKEPSVPDFDVSIYLPPLKTMKNVVERMKNLSNFLVLEANLNGEMNLKIETDLVSVTTHFKDLGNPSWGDNGSQDSSQDRDPETMMNVKVDIRKLLQFLAGQQVNPSKVICNIVNKRIVHFILLHEDVSLQYFIPAHA